A genomic stretch from Cellulomonas sp. KRMCY2 includes:
- a CDS encoding TerC family protein: MTVTPLVWTLTILAILALLAFDFVFHVRKAHTPTLREAAIWSSVYVGLALLFGVGVAILGGGQMGSEYFAGYVTEKALSVDNLFVFLIIISAFRVPRDDQQKVLLFGIVLALIARSGFILLGAALINSFAWVFYLFGLVLLLTAGNMLKPEGEEEHSADNFVIRLAKRVFHTTDHYDGDRLFTIKDGRRALTPMLLVMVAIGGTDILFALDSIPAIFGLTQNVYVVFTATAFSLMGLRQLYFLIDGLLDRLIYLSYGLAAILGFIGVKLILHALHENNLPFVNDGGPVPVIEISTGLSLTVIVGTLVVTVLASVLSPEGKARNALANARRHAASYLDLEYTSDPAERQRIYAALLHEEAQVLALRTTRPAMLAEHDELFELIESAHVAHRDHHGSLDG; the protein is encoded by the coding sequence ATGACGGTCACCCCGCTCGTCTGGACGCTGACGATCCTGGCGATCCTCGCCCTGCTCGCGTTCGACTTCGTCTTCCACGTCCGCAAGGCACACACCCCGACCCTGCGCGAGGCAGCCATCTGGTCGTCGGTCTACGTCGGGCTCGCATTGCTCTTCGGCGTCGGGGTCGCCATCCTCGGCGGCGGCCAGATGGGGTCGGAGTACTTCGCCGGCTACGTGACCGAGAAGGCGCTCTCGGTCGACAACCTCTTCGTCTTCCTCATCATCATCTCCGCGTTCCGGGTCCCACGGGACGACCAGCAGAAGGTCCTGCTGTTCGGCATCGTCCTGGCCCTGATCGCACGCAGCGGATTCATCCTGCTCGGTGCGGCGTTGATCAACAGCTTCGCGTGGGTGTTCTACCTCTTCGGCCTGGTGCTGCTCCTGACCGCAGGGAACATGCTCAAGCCCGAGGGCGAGGAGGAGCACTCCGCCGACAACTTCGTGATCCGGCTCGCCAAGAGGGTCTTCCACACGACGGACCACTACGACGGGGACAGGCTGTTCACGATCAAGGACGGCCGTCGCGCCCTGACGCCGATGCTGCTCGTCATGGTCGCCATCGGCGGCACCGACATCCTGTTCGCGCTCGACTCGATCCCGGCGATCTTCGGTCTGACGCAGAACGTGTACGTCGTGTTCACCGCGACGGCCTTCTCGCTGATGGGCCTGCGCCAGCTGTACTTCCTGATCGACGGCCTCCTCGACCGGCTGATCTACCTCTCGTACGGCCTCGCCGCGATCCTCGGTTTCATCGGGGTCAAGCTGATCCTGCACGCGCTGCACGAGAACAACCTGCCGTTCGTCAACGATGGCGGGCCCGTCCCGGTCATCGAGATCAGCACCGGCCTCTCGCTGACGGTGATCGTAGGAACCCTCGTCGTGACGGTGCTCGCCTCGGTCCTGAGCCCCGAGGGCAAGGCGCGCAACGCGCTCGCCAACGCCCGTCGGCACGCCGCCTCGTACCTCGACCTGGAGTACACCTCCGACCCGGCGGAGCGGCAGCGGATCTACGCCGCGCTCCTGCACGAGGAGGCCCAGGTGCTCGCGCTCCGCACGACCCGGCCGGCCATGCTGGCCGAGCACGACGAGCTGTTCGAGCTCATCGAGAGTGCCCATGTCGCACACCGCGACCACCACGGGTCCCTGGACGGCTGA
- a CDS encoding metalloregulator ArsR/SmtB family transcription factor — protein sequence MDADTQHRPALDEDQVLLAVEVFRMLADPTRVRLLWVLIGQELPVNELAAQVGKPAAAVSQHLAKLRMARLVQTRRVGTSVYYRVANDHIEQLVTDAVHNAEHASSDAPSHHRDPAPARAPLTARSGEETS from the coding sequence ATGGATGCAGATACGCAGCATAGACCGGCGCTCGACGAGGACCAGGTCCTGCTCGCGGTCGAGGTCTTCCGCATGCTCGCGGACCCGACCCGGGTTCGGCTGCTGTGGGTGCTGATCGGCCAGGAGCTGCCGGTCAACGAGCTCGCTGCGCAGGTCGGCAAGCCGGCAGCCGCTGTCTCCCAGCACCTGGCCAAGCTGCGGATGGCCCGGCTCGTGCAGACCCGCCGGGTCGGCACGAGCGTCTACTACCGCGTCGCCAACGACCACATCGAGCAGCTCGTGACCGATGCGGTCCACAACGCCGAGCACGCGTCCTCCGACGCGCCGAGCCATCACCGTGACCCCGCCCCGGCGCGGGCACCCCTGACCGCCCGCAGCGGCGAGGAGACCTCATGA
- a CDS encoding cation diffusion facilitator family transporter produces the protein MTERPHDHDHAHDHDHGHDHDHGHDHPTGLRGVFHGLFSPHSHDPSDSVDDALEGSARGIRAVKVSLVALGVTAVLQLAVVGVTGSVALLADTVHNFSDALTAIPLWIAFALARRAPSRRYTYGFGRAEDLAGLFIVAMIALSAVVAGVESVRRLIDPVAIENVWWVAVAGVIGFAGNEAVAVYRIRVGRQIGSAALIADGLHARTDGLTSLAVLVGALGVAAGFPLADPLIGLVITAAILVLLRSAARDVFRRLMDGVDPELVHRAEHVLASVPGVEGVRRVRMRWVGHELHADAELDIAAATTLTDAHAIAHAAERTVRSRVPRLGEVVVHAYPHPEVAAVGVGRSGT, from the coding sequence ATGACCGAGCGACCGCACGACCACGACCACGCGCACGACCACGACCACGGGCACGACCACGACCACGGGCACGACCACCCGACAGGGCTCCGTGGGGTGTTCCACGGCCTGTTCTCACCGCACAGCCATGACCCCTCCGACTCCGTCGACGACGCCCTGGAGGGCAGCGCCCGCGGCATCCGAGCGGTGAAGGTGAGCCTGGTCGCGCTCGGCGTGACGGCCGTGCTGCAGCTCGCGGTCGTCGGGGTCACCGGATCGGTCGCCCTGCTCGCCGACACCGTGCACAACTTCTCCGACGCGTTGACCGCGATCCCCCTGTGGATAGCCTTCGCGCTCGCCCGTCGTGCACCGAGCCGTCGGTACACCTACGGCTTCGGTCGCGCGGAGGACCTCGCCGGTCTGTTCATCGTCGCGATGATCGCCCTGTCGGCAGTCGTCGCCGGTGTGGAGTCCGTCCGTCGGCTCATCGACCCGGTCGCCATCGAGAACGTGTGGTGGGTCGCCGTCGCCGGCGTGATCGGCTTCGCCGGCAACGAGGCCGTCGCGGTCTACCGGATCCGGGTCGGACGCCAGATCGGCTCGGCAGCCCTGATCGCGGACGGTCTGCACGCCCGGACCGACGGCCTCACGTCGCTCGCGGTCCTCGTCGGGGCGTTGGGGGTCGCGGCAGGCTTCCCGCTCGCCGACCCGCTCATCGGCCTGGTGATCACGGCCGCCATCCTCGTCCTGCTGCGCAGCGCGGCGCGCGACGTCTTCCGCCGCCTGATGGACGGCGTCGACCCCGAGCTCGTCCACCGTGCGGAGCACGTGCTCGCGTCGGTCCCCGGTGTCGAGGGTGTCCGGCGCGTCCGGATGCGCTGGGTCGGTCACGAGCTGCACGCGGACGCCGAGCTGGACATCGCGGCGGCAACCACGCTCACCGACGCGCACGCGATCGCCCACGCGGCCGAGCGCACCGTCAGGTCGCGGGTCCCCCGGCTCGGCGAGGTCGTCGTGCACGCCTACCCGCATCCCGAGGTCGCGGCCGTCGGGGTGGGCCGGTCGGGCACCTAG
- a CDS encoding IS5 family transposase (programmed frameshift): MSRRQELSEAQWERIAPLMPQVRGRSRPFRDHRQVVEGIVFRYRCGLAWRDVPERFGPWQTLWKRHKRFSADGTWDKIFTSLLAEADAAGDIDWAVSIDSTINRAHQHATTLPRLTGGSANHTNLRTEPGDHAIGRSRGGLSTKIHHAVDGKGRPLAVLIGPGQSGDAPMCLPVLNAIRVPRPGPGRPRTRPDAVLADKAYSSRAIRTELRRRGVVAVIPEPRDQQGNRKRRGRRGGRPVTYDPVLYKGRNVVERAFCLLKQWRGLATRYDKHAINYRGAVILAAILTWLRT, from the exons GTGAGTCGTAGGCAGGAACTCAGTGAAGCCCAGTGGGAGCGGATCGCACCGCTGATGCCGCAGGTCAGGGGCCGTTCTCGACCGTTTCGGGATCACCGGCAGGTGGTCGAGGGCATCGTGTTCCGGTATCGCTGCGGGCTCGCGTGGCGGGACGTGCCCGAGCGGTTCGGGCCGTGGCAGACGCTCTGGAAGCGCCACAAGCGGTTCAGCGCGGACGGCACGTGGGACAAGATCTTCACCTCACTGCTGGCCGAGGCCGACGCTGCCGGGGACATCGACTGGGCGGTCAGCATCGACTCCACGATCAACCGTGCCCATCAGCACGCGACGACCCTGCCGCGCCTCACAGGGGGATCTGCC AATCACACGAATCTGCGGACCGAGCCCGGTGATCATGCGATCGGGCGGTCCCGCGGCGGGTTGAGCACCAAGATCCACCACGCCGTGGACGGCAAGGGACGGCCGTTGGCGGTCCTGATCGGCCCAGGTCAAAGCGGTGACGCACCGATGTGCCTGCCCGTGCTGAACGCGATCCGGGTCCCACGCCCGGGTCCGGGTCGCCCGCGCACCCGACCCGACGCGGTCCTGGCCGACAAGGCGTACTCCTCGCGGGCGATCCGCACCGAGCTGCGCCGCCGCGGCGTCGTGGCGGTCATCCCCGAGCCACGCGACCAGCAAGGCAACCGCAAGCGCCGCGGGCGCCGCGGTGGACGACCGGTTACCTACGACCCCGTTCTCTACAAGGGCCGCAACGTCGTCGAACGCGCCTTCTGCCTGCTCAAGCAGTGGCGCGGGCTCGCCACCCGCTACGACAAGCACGCCATCAACTACCGCGGCGCCGTCATCCTGGCCGCCATCCTCACCTGGCTACGCACGTAG
- a CDS encoding LiaI-LiaF-like domain-containing protein: MNRRPLQQVVLGILIVAVGVAALLGALDIVDVSLGEILGTWWPMAIIVVGFTSLLGTPRAWIGPVGVIAVGTFLMLSNLGLVEVDVWELLWPVAIILVGLSLITRFGSHGTDEQMINSAVMWWGSERRTTSQDFRGGSLSAIMGGIDVDLRQADIVEHAEVSVFVFWGGVEIKVPPTWRVQAGGLPVLGGWEDKTVVPADPNAPVLVVNITAIMGGVEVKN, from the coding sequence ATGAACCGTCGCCCGCTGCAGCAGGTCGTCCTCGGCATCCTCATCGTCGCGGTCGGGGTCGCCGCGCTGCTGGGGGCCCTCGACATCGTCGACGTGAGCCTCGGCGAGATCCTCGGCACCTGGTGGCCGATGGCGATCATCGTGGTCGGCTTCACGTCTCTGCTGGGCACCCCGAGAGCGTGGATCGGTCCGGTCGGGGTGATCGCCGTCGGGACCTTCCTCATGCTCTCGAACCTCGGCCTGGTCGAGGTCGACGTCTGGGAGCTCCTGTGGCCCGTCGCGATCATCCTGGTCGGTCTGTCGTTGATCACCCGGTTCGGCTCGCACGGGACCGACGAGCAGATGATCAACTCCGCGGTGATGTGGTGGGGGTCCGAGCGCCGGACGACGTCGCAGGACTTCCGGGGCGGGAGCCTCAGCGCGATCATGGGCGGCATCGACGTGGACCTGCGCCAGGCCGACATCGTCGAGCATGCGGAGGTCTCGGTCTTCGTCTTCTGGGGTGGCGTCGAGATCAAGGTGCCGCCGACCTGGCGGGTCCAGGCCGGCGGGCTGCCCGTGCTCGGCGGCTGGGAGGACAAGACCGTCGTGCCGGCCGATCCCAACGCCCCGGTTCTCGTGGTCAACATCACGGCGATCATGGGTGGCGTCGAGGTCAAGAACTGA
- a CDS encoding patatin-like phospholipase family protein, whose product MTSPRPPTRTGGTGPVAFVLGGGGVLGAAEVGMVRALLVAGIRPDIVVGTSVGAINGAMVAADPTVRVTDRLARLWSSHKAREVYSDTVTRQVHRFASRSHLLSSDPLRRLLEHSLGGKTDFADLVVPFRCCAASIERAAEHWFSEGPLVDAVLASAAVPGLLPPVRIGDEHFLDGGLVNSIPISEAVACGATTIWVLHVGRLERPLTPPRRAVEVAQVAFEVARRHRFARDVASLPDGIELHVLPTGGGRPGDDKAWAVPTMKDVRVRMTRAYVASREYLATAAVP is encoded by the coding sequence GTGACGAGCCCACGTCCACCGACCCGGACCGGCGGTACCGGGCCGGTCGCCTTCGTCCTCGGTGGCGGAGGTGTGCTCGGCGCCGCGGAGGTCGGCATGGTGCGCGCCCTGCTCGTGGCGGGCATCCGGCCGGACATCGTGGTCGGCACGTCCGTCGGGGCGATCAACGGTGCGATGGTCGCGGCCGATCCCACCGTTCGGGTCACCGACCGGCTGGCTCGCCTGTGGTCCTCGCACAAGGCGCGCGAGGTCTACAGCGACACCGTGACGCGGCAGGTGCACCGGTTCGCGTCCCGCAGCCACCTGCTCTCCTCCGACCCGTTGCGCCGACTCCTCGAGCACTCGCTCGGTGGGAAGACCGACTTCGCCGACCTCGTCGTGCCGTTCCGGTGCTGCGCGGCGAGCATCGAGCGGGCCGCTGAGCACTGGTTCAGCGAGGGCCCGTTGGTCGACGCGGTGCTCGCATCGGCCGCAGTCCCCGGTCTGCTGCCGCCCGTCCGGATCGGCGACGAGCACTTCCTCGACGGTGGTCTGGTCAACTCGATCCCGATCAGCGAGGCCGTCGCGTGCGGGGCGACGACGATCTGGGTGCTGCACGTCGGCCGGCTCGAGCGACCGCTGACCCCGCCGCGCCGCGCCGTCGAGGTCGCCCAGGTCGCCTTCGAGGTCGCCCGTCGGCACCGCTTCGCCCGGGACGTCGCGTCGCTGCCGGACGGGATCGAGCTGCACGTCCTGCCGACCGGCGGCGGTCGCCCCGGCGACGACAAGGCCTGGGCCGTGCCCACCATGAAGGACGTCCGCGTGCGGATGACCCGCGCCTACGTGGCCTCGCGTGAGTACCTGGCGACGGCAGCGGTGCCCTGA
- a CDS encoding 1-acyl-sn-glycerol-3-phosphate acyltransferase has protein sequence MPLPPLWIRRLVSGPLLVLLTALLVATLPLWLIIAAAASPLVKGWLRPLRLVWMCTVYLVWDATALVALFVLWVASGLGRQIHTSRFIRAHYLLTGWFLRVLFHQVRWAVKLRIDVVGELLDSAAPDRPVIVASWHAGPGDSFVLIHALINWFAREPRIVLKSTLQWDPAVDVMLNRPPNTFIAPATPWSRSRPRAVRPWSHEVAALAAGLDGNDALVIFPEGGNFSPHRRRRAIERLRAAGLHRMADRAEAMRHVIAPRPGGLLAAIDAAPDAGVVFIAHTGLERMVTVGDVWRELPMDKRIVMRHWFVPPQEIPTDREERIEWLYEWWARIDAWIGENQPIDVGR, from the coding sequence ATGCCACTGCCTCCGTTGTGGATCCGCCGCCTGGTCAGCGGCCCGCTGCTCGTCCTGCTCACCGCGCTGCTCGTGGCGACCCTGCCGCTCTGGCTGATCATCGCGGCGGCGGCCTCGCCCCTCGTCAAGGGCTGGCTCCGGCCGCTCCGGCTGGTGTGGATGTGCACGGTGTACCTGGTCTGGGACGCCACCGCCCTGGTCGCCCTCTTCGTGCTCTGGGTCGCCTCCGGACTCGGTCGGCAGATCCACACGAGCCGGTTCATCCGGGCCCACTACCTGTTGACCGGCTGGTTCCTGCGGGTCCTGTTCCACCAGGTGCGCTGGGCAGTGAAGCTCCGCATCGACGTCGTCGGGGAGCTGCTCGACTCCGCCGCACCCGACCGCCCGGTGATCGTCGCGAGCTGGCACGCCGGCCCGGGCGACTCGTTCGTCCTCATCCACGCCCTGATCAACTGGTTCGCGCGGGAACCGCGGATCGTCCTCAAGTCGACGCTGCAGTGGGACCCGGCGGTCGACGTGATGCTCAACCGGCCGCCGAACACCTTCATCGCCCCGGCGACGCCATGGTCACGCAGCAGGCCGCGCGCCGTACGCCCGTGGAGCCACGAGGTGGCAGCCCTCGCCGCCGGCCTCGACGGCAACGACGCCCTGGTCATCTTCCCGGAGGGCGGCAACTTCTCCCCGCACCGCCGGCGCCGGGCCATCGAACGGCTGCGCGCCGCAGGTCTGCACCGGATGGCGGACCGCGCGGAGGCGATGCGGCACGTCATCGCGCCCCGTCCCGGTGGGCTGCTCGCAGCGATCGACGCCGCCCCCGACGCCGGTGTGGTCTTCATCGCGCACACCGGGCTCGAGCGGATGGTCACCGTCGGCGACGTGTGGCGTGAGCTCCCGATGGACAAGCGCATCGTCATGCGGCACTGGTTCGTCCCGCCGCAGGAGATCCCGACCGACCGGGAGGAGCGGATCGAGTGGCTCTACGAGTGGTGGGCCCGGATCGACGCGTGGATCGGCGAGAACCAGCCGATCGACGTCGGCCGGTGA
- a CDS encoding acylphosphatase, with amino-acid sequence MTGDRTVRLVAEVRGLVQGVGFRWWTRSVLVELGLTGSATNMSDGTVLIDARGDRAALEELLTRLRSGRAPGRVTDVAETWEAQGPDPGAGA; translated from the coding sequence ATGACCGGCGACCGGACCGTCCGGCTCGTCGCCGAGGTACGGGGCCTGGTCCAGGGAGTCGGATTCCGATGGTGGACCCGGTCCGTCCTGGTGGAGCTGGGTCTGACGGGTTCGGCCACCAACATGTCCGACGGGACCGTGCTGATCGACGCACGCGGCGATCGGGCGGCGCTCGAGGAGCTGCTGACCCGGCTGCGCAGCGGGCGGGCGCCGGGCAGGGTCACCGACGTCGCCGAGACCTGGGAGGCCCAGGGTCCCGACCCAGGAGCCGGTGCCTGA
- the pyk gene encoding pyruvate kinase: MRRAKIVCTIGPATESPEQIQALVDAGMDVARLNRSHGDTKVHEAVYNNVRAAAKASGRAVAVLVDLQGPKIRLGRFVEEKVELAEGDIFTITTEDVPGTKELVSTTYKGLPGDAKVGDQILIDDGRVAVRITAVEGERVITRVEVAGPVSNNKGLNLPGVAVNVPAMSVKDEDDLRWALRIGADIIALSFVRSAADYDDVRRIMDEEGRVVPVIAKIEKPQGVDNLVEIIDAFDGIMVARGDLGVELPLEQVPIVQKRAIELARRSAKPVIVATQVLESMISSPRPTRAEASDCANAVLDGADAVMLSGETSVGDYPIECVRTMARIIENTEEHGRERMAPLGWSPQTRGGSITRAAAEVGETLGVKYLVTFTQSGDSARRVSRLRSSIPLLAFTPIPQTRNMLALSWGVQTYEVPTVPHTDAMVVQVDQTLRANGLAEDGDLVVIVFGAPVGVPGTTNSLLVHKIGTEIEVRP, from the coding sequence ATGCGTAGAGCGAAGATTGTGTGCACCATCGGACCCGCCACGGAGTCCCCCGAGCAGATCCAGGCGCTCGTTGACGCCGGTATGGACGTCGCGCGACTGAACCGCAGCCACGGCGACACGAAGGTCCACGAGGCCGTCTACAACAACGTGCGCGCCGCGGCGAAGGCCTCCGGCCGCGCCGTCGCCGTCCTGGTCGACCTGCAGGGCCCCAAGATCCGGCTCGGCCGGTTCGTCGAGGAGAAGGTCGAGCTCGCCGAGGGCGACATCTTCACCATCACGACCGAGGACGTCCCGGGCACCAAGGAGCTCGTGTCGACCACGTACAAGGGTCTGCCGGGCGACGCCAAGGTCGGCGACCAGATCCTGATCGACGACGGCCGGGTGGCCGTCCGGATCACCGCGGTCGAGGGCGAGCGCGTCATCACCCGGGTCGAGGTCGCCGGGCCGGTCTCGAACAACAAGGGCCTGAACCTTCCGGGTGTCGCGGTCAACGTGCCGGCGATGTCGGTCAAGGACGAGGACGACCTCCGCTGGGCGCTGCGGATCGGCGCCGACATCATCGCGCTGTCGTTCGTGCGCAGCGCGGCGGACTACGACGACGTCCGCCGGATCATGGACGAGGAGGGGCGCGTCGTCCCGGTCATCGCCAAGATCGAGAAGCCGCAGGGTGTCGACAACCTGGTCGAGATCATCGACGCGTTCGACGGCATCATGGTCGCCCGCGGCGACCTCGGCGTCGAGCTGCCGCTCGAGCAGGTGCCGATCGTCCAGAAGCGCGCGATCGAGCTCGCCCGTCGGTCGGCCAAGCCGGTCATCGTCGCGACCCAGGTCCTGGAGTCGATGATCTCGAGCCCGCGTCCGACGCGGGCCGAGGCCTCCGACTGCGCGAACGCCGTGCTCGACGGTGCGGACGCGGTCATGCTCTCCGGCGAGACCAGCGTCGGCGACTACCCGATCGAGTGCGTCCGCACGATGGCGCGGATCATCGAGAACACCGAGGAGCACGGCCGGGAGCGCATGGCGCCCCTCGGCTGGAGCCCGCAGACGCGTGGTGGCTCGATCACGCGTGCCGCGGCCGAGGTGGGCGAGACGCTCGGGGTCAAGTACCTGGTGACCTTCACGCAGAGCGGTGACTCGGCTCGCCGGGTCTCGCGTCTGCGGTCCTCGATCCCGCTGCTCGCGTTCACGCCCATCCCGCAGACGCGCAACATGCTCGCGCTCTCCTGGGGTGTGCAGACGTACGAGGTGCCGACGGTCCCGCACACCGACGCGATGGTCGTCCAGGTGGACCAGACCCTGCGCGCCAACGGCCTGGCCGAGGACGGCGACCTCGTGGTGATCGTCTTCGGCGCGCCGGTCGGTGTCCCCGGGACGACCAACTCGCTCCTGGTGCACAAGATCGGCACCGAGATCGAGGTTCGCCCCTGA
- a CDS encoding glutamate synthase subunit beta yields the protein MADIRGFLKVRDRELPPSRPVPVRLMDWREVEEELKGTEANLVRLHHQAGRCMDCGIPFCHQGCPLGNLIPEWNDLVWRDQWAEASDRLHATNNFPEFTGRICPAPCETSCVLGINQPAVTIKNIEVSIADEAFARGLVTPQVPHYLTGNTVAVVGSGPAGLAAAQQLTRAGHTVAVYERADRIGGLLRYGVPDFKLEKHHIDRRIAQMEAEGTRFRPGVEVGKDITWTELRARYDAVVVAIGSTVPRRLTVPGADLGGVYPAVPFLRQSNQVQAGDDVPDQVLATGKHVVVIGGGDTGSDCVGTSLRQQAASVTSLEIGPQPPLDRPGNQPWPTYPMLFKVTSSHEEGGERTYLASTVSLVGDDAGQVRALRFAATTQLPDGRLVPTEGSEQEIPVDLVLLAMGFIGPETDSLVEQTGADLTGQGWIARGEDYASSVPGVFVAGDAGRGQSLVVWAIAEGRAAAAGVDAYLRGGTELPVPVAPSTRAMRP from the coding sequence GTGGCTGACATCCGTGGCTTCCTGAAGGTCCGTGACCGTGAGCTGCCGCCCAGCCGCCCGGTCCCGGTGCGACTGATGGACTGGCGCGAGGTCGAGGAGGAGCTCAAGGGCACCGAGGCCAACCTGGTCCGGCTGCACCACCAGGCCGGGCGCTGCATGGACTGCGGCATCCCGTTCTGCCACCAGGGCTGCCCGTTGGGCAACCTCATCCCGGAGTGGAACGACCTCGTCTGGCGCGACCAGTGGGCCGAGGCCAGCGACCGGCTGCACGCGACGAACAACTTCCCGGAGTTCACCGGCCGGATCTGCCCGGCACCCTGCGAGACGTCCTGCGTCCTGGGCATCAACCAGCCCGCCGTCACGATCAAGAACATCGAGGTCTCGATCGCCGACGAGGCGTTCGCGCGTGGCCTGGTCACCCCTCAGGTGCCGCACTACCTGACCGGGAACACGGTTGCGGTGGTCGGTTCGGGCCCGGCGGGTCTCGCCGCAGCCCAGCAGCTCACCCGGGCCGGGCACACCGTCGCGGTCTACGAGCGCGCGGACCGCATCGGCGGCCTGCTGCGCTACGGCGTACCCGACTTCAAGCTCGAGAAGCACCACATCGACCGGCGGATCGCACAGATGGAGGCCGAGGGCACGCGCTTCCGTCCCGGCGTCGAGGTCGGCAAGGACATCACCTGGACGGAGCTGCGGGCACGGTACGACGCGGTGGTCGTGGCCATCGGCTCGACCGTCCCGCGTCGTCTCACGGTGCCGGGGGCGGACCTCGGCGGGGTGTACCCGGCCGTGCCGTTCCTGCGTCAGTCCAACCAGGTCCAGGCCGGCGACGACGTCCCCGACCAGGTCCTGGCGACCGGCAAGCACGTGGTGGTCATCGGCGGCGGCGACACCGGCTCGGACTGCGTCGGCACCTCGCTGCGGCAGCAGGCGGCGTCCGTGACGAGTCTGGAGATCGGCCCGCAGCCGCCGCTCGACCGGCCCGGGAACCAGCCGTGGCCGACCTACCCGATGCTGTTCAAGGTGACGAGCTCCCACGAGGAGGGCGGCGAGCGCACGTATCTCGCCTCGACCGTCAGCCTGGTGGGGGACGATGCCGGGCAGGTGCGTGCCCTGCGGTTCGCCGCGACCACCCAGCTGCCCGACGGCCGGCTGGTGCCGACCGAGGGTTCGGAGCAGGAGATCCCGGTCGACCTCGTCCTGCTCGCCATGGGCTTCATCGGCCCGGAGACGGACTCGCTCGTCGAGCAGACCGGGGCGGACCTGACCGGGCAGGGCTGGATCGCCCGCGGTGAGGACTACGCCAGCTCGGTCCCCGGTGTGTTCGTGGCCGGGGACGCCGGACGCGGGCAGTCGCTCGTCGTGTGGGCGATCGCCGAGGGCCGTGCGGCTGCAGCAGGCGTCGACGCATACCTGCGTGGCGGCACCGAGCTGCCGGTGCCGGTCGCGCCCAGCACCAGGGCGATGCGTCCCTGA